The region AATAAGCGGCGATTATATAACGCATCTTTATTACTCGGATTTAATGTTAAGGCTTGATTATAAGATTTGATTGCGTCTTCATATTTACCTAAATGCGCTAAAGCATTACCTTGATTATAATAACCTTGTTCAGTCTGCAAATGGCCAAAAACTTGCGCAGCTTGCTGATAGTCGCCGGCACGATATGCAGCACTGGCGCGCCAAGCAGGATCATTAAAGGTTGTTTGTGCTTTTTTAAACTGACCTTGCTGCATTAACCGCTCACCCTGCTGGTCTTTTGTTGACCATAGATCTTGCCAAGTCAAAGCATAGCTATTACATGTTATTAATAAAAGTAAAAGCTTAAATAACCTTATCATGTATCAATCCTCTGCAACCAACCACGTCGAAACAAAGGTAATAGTAAAACAAGGGCTGGTAGCAAGAACCATCGCCCCTCATCGCGCCAAATAGGTATATCTTTATATTCATTCTGAACAAAGTGTGGATTTTTATTGGCTGTAGTTAACCACTGTTTTAAATCTTTTGACGTATTATTTAAGGATAAAACTATACCTTGCCCCGCTTTAACAAATGAATCAAATAAAGGTGATAAAGATTCATTAGTAACAATAGGCATGATAGACGTTGTAATACCTTCAGCAGCTAGTTTTCTAGAAGTATCACTTGCTTGTGCATCTGGTGGTGTCCCTGTCAATACTAATAATTGACCTTCGGTAAAACCAGCTTGCTTAATTAATCGAGCACCCTCTTCAAGAGCATCACTTAATTGCTGACCATCAATAGGCATTATATCGGGAGTAAGCGACGGTAAAAGTGCATCGATGGTTTTAGCGTCTTCGGTTAAAGGTGAAACGACAAATGGCTGGCCAGTAAAAACAATTAATCCTAATTGGCCAGTATTTGATTGAGTAAATAAATCATGTAGTTTAAATTTAGCTCTAGTTAACCTATCAGGCGGCAAATCTTTATTTAACATACTTTCAGACACATCTAAAATAATAACTCGTGGCTGTATTGCTTGAAAAGTAGGAACAGGTAAACGAACCCAACTAGGCCCAGCTAAACTAATGATAAGAAAAATTCCTATGCCTAACAAAAGCAAAAGACTACTATAACGTTTGCCAACTTCCTTAGATTGAATTAATTGATCAAGCAAATGTTTATCGCAAATAGCACTCCATGATTCTAAGCGTGGATTTTGCCGTGTTAGTTGCCATATTAATAAGATTAATGGCAGCAAGGCTATTAACCACCATGGTCGTAAAAAATGAAAATCAGCTATCATTGGGTAACCTCATTCATAGTACGCCGATTAAAAGGCAGCTGAAGTCGGTTAATTAAACCAGCTTTCTCACTGAGCCAATAGAAAAAAAGTATGAGGGCAACACTTAATGGCCAAGGATAGTATTCTTTTTTCGGCTGGGCGCTTACTTGTTCTTGTGATGTTGTTTCTAATTTATTTATTTTGCTATAAATTTCTTGCAAAGATTGAGTATCTGTTGCACGGAAATAACGGCCGCCAGTAAGCTTTGCAATTTCTTGTAGTGTCTTTTCATCTAAATCTGCACCTGCATTAAAGCTAAAGAAAGGATCATTAGGAACTTGTAATTCGGCTTCAGAGCCTAGGCCGATAGTGTACACTTTTATATTATCTTGTTTCGCCAATTCCGCTGACTTTAATGGATTTAACACGCCAGAGTTATTTGCTCCATCGGTTAATAAGATGATGACTCGGCTTGTAGGCGGAACATCTTGTAACCGTTTTACAGCTAGACCTAAGGCATCACCAATAGAGGTCGTTTTACCTGCTAAACCGACTGTCGCATCATCAAGCCGCATTAAAACACTGTGTCTATCAAAAGTTAGAGGTGTTTGTAGGTATGCTTGACTGCCAAATAAAATAAGTCCAATTCGATCTCCGGCGCGTGCTCGCACAAATTCTTTCGCAGCCTGCTTCACTACCGTTAAACGACTAACAGGTTGTCCATTAAGCAACATATCATTCAGTTCCATACTACCTGATAAATCAAGAACCATCATAATATTTCGTCCTTCACGAGCCAATGGGATGGGTTCTCCAATCCAACGAGGCCCCGCTGCTGCCAGCACAATCAAGGTCCAAATAATAAAAAACAGTCCTATTCGATTTGTACGCGCTACTGTTAATTTTTCTTTAGCAATAATTGACTGTAACGCTTTATAAAAAGGGAGCTTTAATGCAGCTGGCAAAATTAAGGTAGTAGGAGGCAGAAAATACCAAATGAGAAAAGGCAGTATAATAAGTAGCAAAAGCCACGGTGTTGCTAGTTCGAACATGGAATACCTCGTTGTTTTATCCAAGCATAGGCGCGACTAAATAAAGGTTTTAAATTAACCTTCTGGCTACGCCCTTGGTAGGGTAAAATTAATAAGCACTCGCGAACAGCATTAAAATTAATATTTTTAGACGTTTGATTTAAGAAATTAATCCAATTATCACCTTGTAGACTCGCTACATCTTGCCGTGGAAAGTAAACTAAAGCAACTCGCTTTAATAATTCAGAAATTTTTGCACATGTAGCAGATACATCACCATGTTGTAAAAAATCGTGTTCATAGCTAGCTAGTAATTGGCAAGCTTGACGTTTAGCTCGTGCATATTTGTATTGTCGATACACTATTGTAATTAGCAAACTTATAATAAGTAAACTTAGACAAGCTGCAATGTACCACCCAGGCGCTAAAGGCCACCATCCTATCGAGTCAGGTAAATGAATATCATGCAATTTAGCCAGTACCTGAGTATCAGACACGTTGCCTCCGCGGAAAAGTTTGATCAACCAATAGTGATAAATCCGTTTGCGCTGTTACTTGAGAATAAGGAATACGTAAACGCTTTAAATTAGTTTGAATTTTAGATTGCTGACTGTCGCACCAAACCTTATATTCTTCTGATAATTTAGAGTACGTCGTATCTAATAGTAACTCTTGCTTACCATCTGTAATAGCGTAAATCGCAGGTTTTGGTGGAGAAAGCTCTAAAGGATCACAAATGTGATAGGTTAATATATCATTATTCATTTTAAGACGACTAAAATGTGGCTCACATTTTTCATCCAACTCGTAAAAATCACTAATTAAAATAATAAGACTTCCTGGTCTAGCTACTCGATTTAATTTACTTAGAATTTGGTTTAAAGGAACAGCTTTATTTTCATTTTGTACTTGACGAAACTGTTTTGTATAGTGATTAAGAGAAGCAAGCAGAGGCAGCACGCCTGCTTCACGAGACTTGGGCATAAATTCATTATGCTCACGGGGTGAAAATAATAAAGCGCCTACCCTATCTCCTTGGCTAATTGTAGTCCAAGCAATTAAGGCAGCTAAGCGAGCAGCAATGACAGATTTAAAAGCTTGCTTAGTCCCAAAATACATAGAGGGATTAAAATCAACAATTAGTATAACAGGTCTCTCTCGTTCTTCCTGATATACTTTAATATGTGGCCTGCCAGTGCGGGCAGTTACACGCCACTCCATATGTCGTATTTCGTCACCGGCTTGATAATTTCTAACTTCAGCAAAATCCATACCGCGTCCACGAATACAAGAGAGGTGATTACCCGCCTTTGCTGCTCTAGCACCTAAGTGTCTACGCTTGCGGCTAACTAAACGCCTTAAGGTAATTAACTCATTAAGCTCTGTAATAAGACCGTAAGTCATGCTTTTCCTAAGGAATGGCTACTAAACGTAATAACGAATCAATAAAGTCATCACTATTAATACCTTCTGCTTCTGCTTCATAGCTTAATAAAATTCGATGTCTTAAAACATCGTGAGCAATAGTGTGGATATCATCAGGTGTAACAAAATCCCTACCAGAAAGCCAAGCATGTGCTTTAGAGCATCGATCAAGGGCTATTGTTGCACGAGGGCTTGCCCCAAAACGCAACCAACGCCCTAAATCACTGCTGTAAACACCAGGGTTACGAGTAGCAACAACAAGTTGGACTAAATAATTTTCTAATGGCTCACTCATATGCACATTTAAAACTTGCTGACGTGCTGCAAAAAGCGTGCGTTGATCAAGCGGTTGTATATTTAAATCAGTATTTTTTTGCCTATTATAAGCACCTGATGCTTCCCGTCGTGCTAACTTTAAAATATCATGCTCTACCGAAGCATCTGGATAATCAATTTTTACATACATTAAAAAACGATCCAGTTGTGCTTCAGGTAAGGGATAAGTTCCTTCTTGTTCAATAGGATTCTGTGTTGCCATGACTAGAAATAATTCTGGCAATGGATAAGTCTTGCCTCCAATGGTAACTTGACGCTCAGCCATGGCTTCTAATAATGCAGCCTGCACTTTTGCGGGTGCGCGATTAATTTCATCAGCTAATAAAAGATGATGAAAAATAGGTCCAGGCTGAAATACAAAGGAGCCATCCTGCGGATGAAACACATCTGTACCCGTTAAGTCCCCAGGTAATAAATCGGGAGTAAACTGGATGCGATGAAATTTTCCTTCAACTACAGCAGACAATTCTTTTACAGCTCGTGTCTTAGCTAGCCCTGGAGCGCCTTCAACGAGTAAATGTCCATCTGCAAGTAAAGCAATTAACAAGCGTGAAACCAGTTCTCTTTGCCCAAGTATACGTTGATTAAGATAGTTATTTAATTGCAAAATTTGCTGTTGTATCATTTCTATCTTGCTAAGGTCTAATTGCTCCATTTCTTTTACCCTGTGCAAAAAAAGATAATCGTATCTTGAAATTTAATGGATGCCAAGTCGAATAACTAAGAAGCTTTGTTACAAAGCCAATAACTACTTGTAGAAATTATAACCAAAATCTGGTTTTAGCAGCAATACTTATAGGTATAAATCAGGAGGAAAAATGAAGCTAATCTACTCATCACTGCACTTACTATTGACTAAAATAAGTTTAATTTTTTCCTTATTTATGGGCAATTTGCTATTAGCTACGAATTTATATGCAGCATCTGCATGCCAACTTGTTCTTAACCAACCAGTTAAGCTTAAGTCTAAGATAGGCGCTATTAATATAACAGCCATTCATCCCAACTCTATTTTAACATCATTAAAACCAACTATTATGGCAAATTTAGATGAATTGTATGGCTTAACAAAAGATAAAAAGACCTGGCTTTTTCGTATTGCAGCATTCACACCTTTACCTTCCGGCGGTACGCTTTACGCTGTAAACTGGGCTACTAAAGATCTACCTTCTAAGGGCACTTATGAGTTAGCTACGTATGAAGCGACTCGTAAACCGCCATTTAAAAAAACATTTGATACAATAGGTGATAGTATTACTTGGGGAGGTTATGGCCAATTTTTACGTTGCTTACTTAAAGATCAAGGCTTACCTTACGATTTTAACGGTAGTCATGTGGACTCCTTTGGATTAGGGCATGATGCCGAAGGTGGTGATACAACCCAAAATGTATTAGCACGTATTAATAAAATACCTTCTACTGACGTTTATTTTTTACTTATTGGTACCAATGATCGTATTTTACCTCAAGATACGGTGAATAATATTGTTCAAATTGCTAAACAACTTTATGCTAAAAATAATAAAGCAACTATTTACATAAGTACTCTTTTACCACGTGCAGATCTTTTTTTGGGTCGCAATCAAATGGTAAATGGGTTACTTCTGCAAACAGGCTCTATCTGCCCTAGATGTAAAGTTATTGATGTAGGTGGCGCTTTCTATGCTTTAAAAGATTGGCAAAAATATTTTCCAGATAAATTGCATCCTAATTACGAAGGCTATGTGGAACTTGCAAGAATAATTAATCGCTTCATAAAAAATGACAATCAAGCTAAAAGTTAAATATTCTTAGGCATAAAACTAGTATTATTATGAATACTAGTTTTATGCTAAATAGCTACTGATAATCCTCTTGTAATTCAAGTGGCATCATTGCTTGTAATTTTTCATATAAAGCAACAATCTGGTGACAGAAAATTAGAAACTGTTGTCTATCTTGCCAAATCTCATAATCAATCCCTTTACGAAAAGCATATTGCCTGGATAAGATTCTAAGTAATTGTTGCTCTTGAGAAGAAAATAC is a window of Legionella busanensis DNA encoding:
- a CDS encoding vWA domain-containing protein; the encoded protein is MFELATPWLLLLIILPFLIWYFLPPTTLILPAALKLPFYKALQSIIAKEKLTVARTNRIGLFFIIWTLIVLAAAGPRWIGEPIPLAREGRNIMMVLDLSGSMELNDMLLNGQPVSRLTVVKQAAKEFVRARAGDRIGLILFGSQAYLQTPLTFDRHSVLMRLDDATVGLAGKTTSIGDALGLAVKRLQDVPPTSRVIILLTDGANNSGVLNPLKSAELAKQDNIKVYTIGLGSEAELQVPNDPFFSFNAGADLDEKTLQEIAKLTGGRYFRATDTQSLQEIYSKINKLETTSQEQVSAQPKKEYYPWPLSVALILFFYWLSEKAGLINRLQLPFNRRTMNEVTQ
- a CDS encoding DUF4381 domain-containing protein; the protein is MSDTQVLAKLHDIHLPDSIGWWPLAPGWYIAACLSLLIISLLITIVYRQYKYARAKRQACQLLASYEHDFLQHGDVSATCAKISELLKRVALVYFPRQDVASLQGDNWINFLNQTSKNINFNAVRECLLILPYQGRSQKVNLKPLFSRAYAWIKQRGIPCSN
- a CDS encoding SGNH/GDSL hydrolase family protein, yielding MKLIYSSLHLLLTKISLIFSLFMGNLLLATNLYAASACQLVLNQPVKLKSKIGAINITAIHPNSILTSLKPTIMANLDELYGLTKDKKTWLFRIAAFTPLPSGGTLYAVNWATKDLPSKGTYELATYEATRKPPFKKTFDTIGDSITWGGYGQFLRCLLKDQGLPYDFNGSHVDSFGLGHDAEGGDTTQNVLARINKIPSTDVYFLLIGTNDRILPQDTVNNIVQIAKQLYAKNNKATIYISTLLPRADLFLGRNQMVNGLLLQTGSICPRCKVIDVGGAFYALKDWQKYFPDKLHPNYEGYVELARIINRFIKNDNQAKS
- a CDS encoding AAA family ATPase translates to MEQLDLSKIEMIQQQILQLNNYLNQRILGQRELVSRLLIALLADGHLLVEGAPGLAKTRAVKELSAVVEGKFHRIQFTPDLLPGDLTGTDVFHPQDGSFVFQPGPIFHHLLLADEINRAPAKVQAALLEAMAERQVTIGGKTYPLPELFLVMATQNPIEQEGTYPLPEAQLDRFLMYVKIDYPDASVEHDILKLARREASGAYNRQKNTDLNIQPLDQRTLFAARQQVLNVHMSEPLENYLVQLVVATRNPGVYSSDLGRWLRFGASPRATIALDRCSKAHAWLSGRDFVTPDDIHTIAHDVLRHRILLSYEAEAEGINSDDFIDSLLRLVAIP
- a CDS encoding DUF58 domain-containing protein; this translates as MTYGLITELNELITLRRLVSRKRRHLGARAAKAGNHLSCIRGRGMDFAEVRNYQAGDEIRHMEWRVTARTGRPHIKVYQEERERPVILIVDFNPSMYFGTKQAFKSVIAARLAALIAWTTISQGDRVGALLFSPREHNEFMPKSREAGVLPLLASLNHYTKQFRQVQNENKAVPLNQILSKLNRVARPGSLIILISDFYELDEKCEPHFSRLKMNNDILTYHICDPLELSPPKPAIYAITDGKQELLLDTTYSKLSEEYKVWCDSQQSKIQTNLKRLRIPYSQVTAQTDLSLLVDQTFPRRQRV
- a CDS encoding vWA domain-containing protein, with translation MIADFHFLRPWWLIALLPLILLIWQLTRQNPRLESWSAICDKHLLDQLIQSKEVGKRYSSLLLLLGIGIFLIISLAGPSWVRLPVPTFQAIQPRVIILDVSESMLNKDLPPDRLTRAKFKLHDLFTQSNTGQLGLIVFTGQPFVVSPLTEDAKTIDALLPSLTPDIMPIDGQQLSDALEEGARLIKQAGFTEGQLLVLTGTPPDAQASDTSRKLAAEGITTSIMPIVTNESLSPLFDSFVKAGQGIVLSLNNTSKDLKQWLTTANKNPHFVQNEYKDIPIWRDEGRWFLLPALVLLLPLFRRGWLQRIDT